In one Clostridia bacterium genomic region, the following are encoded:
- the mreD gene encoding rod shape-determining protein MreD, with protein sequence MTSVSYTSREQIEVYRFSLPVAIGVPLLAIFLQAFLPVRIHFFSIFDLPLLVTIFFAVARRNPVTGLLTGSIIGLVQDALSHHPLGVYGIAKTVVGYVASSLGVKIDVENPGSRFMMTFAFYIVHNAIYFAIMRGLARQNLGWHWGHEFGSALANAVMAVVVFAMLDRFKQRT encoded by the coding sequence GTGACGAGTGTCAGTTATACATCGCGAGAGCAGATAGAGGTTTACCGGTTTTCACTGCCGGTCGCCATCGGCGTGCCCCTGCTCGCAATCTTCCTGCAAGCGTTTCTCCCGGTCCGCATACATTTCTTTTCCATTTTTGATCTGCCGCTCCTGGTTACGATCTTCTTCGCCGTTGCCCGGCGCAATCCCGTTACGGGCCTTCTTACGGGCAGTATCATCGGACTTGTACAGGATGCGCTTTCGCACCATCCGCTTGGGGTCTACGGAATCGCGAAGACCGTGGTTGGTTATGTCGCTTCCTCGCTGGGCGTAAAGATAGACGTCGAGAATCCCGGCTCGCGTTTCATGATGACCTTCGCGTTCTACATCGTCCATAACGCGATCTATTTCGCCATCATGCGAGGCCTTGCACGCCAGAACCTCGGATGGCACTGGGGACACGAATTCGGCTCTGCTTTGGCGAATGCCGTGATGGCCGTTGTCGTCTTCGCCATGCTGGACCGGTTCAAGCAGCGCACCTAA
- the mreC gene encoding rod shape-determining protein MreC — MDSIFKRHANISVLAGVLTLQLLGLAIQIEAPTDRGSSRLIRTWAVAALTPLEKGFVHSQQWGRSIWTNYFYLRDVRGENEQLRAEIDRMKLEQIRLQQDAAQARRIQALLAFKEEYISKTVAAQVIGSSGSEQSRVLYIDRGSDHGIQPNMAVITPDGIVGKVLRVYSSSAQVLEITDQTSGVGVILEKTRLQGILKGSVNGIAQVNYIMADEKVEPGETLITSGGDHIFPKGLPVGRVKTVTPGKGMFLDIRIDPAAELTRLEEVLVITKIEEREPDTKDLGPIRAADILAERLPSVPPKPPESAPATGQAGTGQSTTGQSPATRQPTTGQPIPAAPTAMPNTSPAGTVKKPTAAPPAASSKPSVPSALPAQLKPAPQDH; from the coding sequence ATGGACAGCATCTTTAAGCGGCACGCCAACATCTCCGTCCTCGCAGGCGTGCTCACTCTGCAATTGCTTGGCTTGGCCATTCAGATTGAAGCGCCGACGGATCGCGGTTCCTCACGCCTCATCCGCACCTGGGCCGTTGCGGCCCTCACGCCTCTCGAAAAAGGTTTCGTGCACTCCCAGCAGTGGGGGCGCAGCATCTGGACCAACTACTTCTATCTACGCGACGTTCGCGGCGAGAACGAGCAGTTGCGCGCGGAAATCGATCGCATGAAGCTGGAGCAGATACGGCTTCAGCAGGATGCTGCGCAAGCGCGTCGCATCCAGGCGCTGCTCGCTTTCAAAGAGGAGTACATTTCGAAGACTGTGGCCGCGCAGGTTATAGGTTCCAGCGGCAGTGAACAATCGCGTGTCCTCTACATCGACCGCGGTTCCGATCATGGCATTCAGCCCAACATGGCCGTCATCACGCCAGATGGCATTGTCGGAAAAGTTTTGCGCGTCTATTCCAGCTCGGCCCAGGTGCTTGAGATTACGGACCAGACCAGCGGTGTCGGCGTCATCCTGGAAAAGACTCGCCTACAGGGAATTCTGAAGGGCTCCGTCAACGGCATCGCGCAAGTCAACTACATCATGGCCGACGAAAAGGTCGAGCCCGGTGAAACCCTCATCACCAGTGGCGGAGATCACATCTTCCCCAAGGGACTGCCGGTTGGACGCGTAAAAACTGTCACGCCCGGCAAGGGCATGTTTCTCGACATTCGCATAGATCCCGCCGCCGAACTTACGCGACTGGAAGAAGTGCTGGTCATCACGAAGATCGAAGAGCGCGAGCCGGATACAAAGGACCTCGGCCCCATCCGCGCCGCGGACATTCTTGCCGAGCGCTTGCCGTCCGTTCCGCCAAAGCCGCCTGAAAGCGCACCCGCGACAGGGCAGGCAGGCACGGGGCAATCAACAACAGGGCAATCCCCAGCCACGCGGCAACCGACGACGGGGCAACCAATCCCGGCCGCGCCAACAGCGATGCCGAACACGTCGCCCGCCGGCACAGTTAAGAAGCCTACCGCCGCGCCTCCAGCCGCGAGTTCCAAGCCGTCCGTTCCATCAGCACTACCGGCTCAATTGAAACCAGCACCGCAGGACCACTAA